A single genomic interval of Pseudochaenichthys georgianus unplaced genomic scaffold, fPseGeo1.2 scaffold_2054_arrow_ctg1, whole genome shotgun sequence harbors:
- the LOC117441855 gene encoding uncharacterized protein, translating to AVWTYRKAAVWTYRKAAVWTYRKAAVWTYRKAAVWTYRKAAVWTYRKAASARLSKVKAHLESHFNRAVLHEGNADAQSRLHQAPGFGQGEDICHNPHHPRSSYPHHPRSSDPHHPGPIIPDPATPIIPDPATPIIPDPSTPIIPDPATPIIPDPSTPIIPDPATPIIPDPATPIIPDPSTPIIPDPSTPSSQIHQPPSSQIQQPPSSQIHQPPSSQIHQPPSSQIQQPPSSQIHQPPSSQIQQPPSSQIHQPPSSQIHQPPSSQIQQPPSSQIQQPPSSQIQRPPSSQIQRPPIIPDPATPIIPDPATPIIPDPATPIIPDPATPFIPDPATPIIPDPATPIIPDPATPIIPDPATPIIPDPATPIIPDPATPIIPDPATPIIPDPATPIIPDPATPIIPDPATPFIPEGKMQRVRVVPVLKKKCPICHVLISKTKLKKHMERKHSAKPKDISSGPQLQIECIDPGNGVYAVHKAFRGASAPLHVQNKVWGENQYVSCENDECQVSLELAWRSGIKAYQCTHLESITCCSSYASPTELEEGALTEMVDNNWFGEDAKRLCLVRQNLARCNHFPLSVSSKAGTPQTTEYISVYEPTVSDYSRLGRVMVSYDTKTNAWRCPCAKTKMSCPHKDIAKWHLFQTQRELFRKVRSSEEVDGLSAAAEGEHGHHEADLGDVPYPPNSVHTLKGMARYILSHKKLPAVLPERLRLPSVEVQYPRHLVPEESTCQHCPGHVPLSDPVLVTHEAKILTESRIVNDVSTYCKACHRCGARYRYQEWKDGIHNFNDRILLDLPLCLTIRNMLQVHTAVSRVVQYLELTSGEQFPSADTVLQGYLHFEALTEHDYQYSCVSCGDHPPVVIMGLHRTSASHWSGDLERPPADFDGEVDMECFWDALSMERIGRGFVTSQQENPFAVPPTFHFWAPWIGRNTRRSNRVLNTEFAKVRPQKPAEVQEVTVTEERLREELHKQKVEVVRTLCAECGLESSGSRTDLLLRLSDEMKSKRTYDKVFQKIWAGSGGWAVIMCPCGIVYSIKCNFRAESPRDFTDILLSWKHMPNIVIYDFARGLATHMNLREPERSPFAPFDGRLMAPTADNIKRAKEGKLEVSLPWLDCKKPAPDPDCHPVTGSAEHYALWDRLHEDNAEDARDALRRLSLVPQLAGKLNDQVAEQLFARMKKNNYFLNTALPTTHLFLMRNIIHHHNVHKSSRTGHHSN from the exons ccgcggtgtggacgtaccgtaaagccgccgtgtggacgtaccgtaaagccgcGGTGTGGACCTACCGTAAAGCCgcggtgtggacgtaccgtaaagccgccgtgtggacgtaccgtaaagccgcggtgtggacgtaccgtaaagccgcg TCAGCCAGACTGAGCAAGGTCAAAGCCCACCTCGAGAGCCACTTCAACCGGGCCGTTCTCCACGAAG GCAACGCTGATGCGCAAAGCAGACTTCATCAAGCACCTGGCTTTGGGCAAGGCGAAGATATCTGCCATAACCCCCATCATCCCAGATCCAGCTACCCCCATCATCCCAGATCCAGCGACCCCCATCATCCCGGACCCATCATCCCAGATCCAGCAACCCCCATCATCCCAGATCCAGCAACCCCCATCATCCCAGATCCATCAACCCCCATCATCCCAGATCCAGCAACCCCCATCATCCCAGATCCATCAACCCCCATCATCCCAGATCCAGCAACCCCCATCATCCCAGATCCAGCAACCCCCATCATCCCAGATCCATCAACCCCCATCATCCCAGATCCATCAACCCCATCATCCCAGATCCATCAACCCCCATCATCCCAGATCCAGCAACCCCCATCATCCCAGATCCATCAACCCCCATCATCCCAGATCCATCAACCCCCATCATCCCAGATCCAGCAACCCCCATCATCCCAGATCCATCAACCCCCATCATCCCAGATCCAGCAACCCCCATCATCCCAGATCCATCAACCCCCATCATCCCAGATCCATCAACCCCCATCATCCCAGATCCAGCAACCCCCATCATCCCAGATCCAGCAACCCCCATCATCCCAGATCCAGCGACCCCCATCATCCCAGATCCAGCGACCCCCCATCATCCCAGATCCAGCGACCCCCATCATCCCAGATCCAGCGACCCCCATCATCCCAGATCCAGCGACCCCCATCATCCCAGATCCAGCGACCCCCTTCATCCCAGATCCAGCGACCCCCATCATCCCAGATCCAGCGACCCCCATCATCCCAGATCCAGCGACCCCCATCATCCCAGATCCAGCGACCCCCATCATCCCAGATCCAGCGACCCCCATCATCCCAGATCCAGCGACCCCCATCATCCCAGATCCAGCGACCCCCATCATCCCAGATCCAGCGACCCCCATCATCCCAGATCCAGCGACCCCCATCATCCCAGATCCAGCGACCCCCTTCATCCCAGAGGGAAAGATGCAAAGGGTCCGTGTCGTGCCTGTACTGAAGAAGAAATGTCCCATATGCCATGTTCTCATCAGTAAAACCAAATTGAAAAAGCACATGGAAAGGAAGCACTCTGCCAAGCCAAAGGACATCAGCTCAGGTCCACAGCTGCAGATTGAATGCATCGATCCTGGGAACGGAGTCTACGCCGTCCACAAAGCCTTCCGTGGAGCAAGCGCTCCTCTGCATGTGCAGAACAAAGTGTGGGGAGAGAACCAGTACGTCTCTTGTGAGAACGATGAGTGCCAGGTGAGCCTGGAGCTGGCTTGGAGGAGTGGAATCAAAGCCTATCAATGTACACATTTAGAGTCCATCACCTGCTGTTCGTCCTACGCCTCGCCCACTGAGCTCGAGGAAGGAGCTCTGACGGAGATGGTGGACAACAACTGGTTCGGTGAAGATGCAAAGAGACTCTGCCTCGTTCGGCAAAACCTCGCCAGATGTAACCACTTCCCTTTATCTGTGTCCTCGAAAGCTGGAACCCCGCAGACAACGGAATATATATCCGTGTACGAGCCTACGGTTTCAGATTACAGTCGACTGGGAAGAGTCATGGTGTCGTACGACACGAAGACGAACGCGTGGCGCTGTCCTTGTGCAAAGACGAAGATGTCATGCCCGCACAAAGACATCGCTAAATGGCACTTATTTCAGACACAGCGTGAACTGTTCAGGAAGGTCAGAAGCTCAGAGGAGGTGGACGGCCTGAGCGCAGCAGCAGAGGGCGAACACGGTCACCATGAGGCTGATCTGGGCGATGTTCCATATCCACCAAACAGTGTCCACACATTGAAAGGCATGGCCCGATATATTCTGAGTCACAAGAAGTTACCGGCGGTTCTGCCGGAACGTCTGCGCCTGCCATCGGTGGAGGTGCAGTATCCAAGGCACCTGGTTCCAGAGGAGAGCACGTGCCAGCACTGCCCAGGCCACGTGCCCCTGAGCGACCCGGTCCTCGTCACGCACGAGGCCAAAATCCTCACCGAGTCACGGATCGTTAACG ATGTTTCTACCTACTGCAAGGCCTGCCATCGATGTGGAGCCCGCTACCGGTACCAGGAGTGGAAAGACGGCATTCACAATTTTAATGACCGGATACTCCTCGACCTCCCGTTATGCCTCACCATACGGAACATGCTTCAG GTCCACACTGCGGTGAGCAGAGTGGTGCAGTATCTGGAGTTGACTTCAGGAGAGCAGTTCCCCTCGGCCGATACAGTTCTTCAGGGGTATCTCCACTTCGAAGCCCTGACAGAACACGATTACCAGTATTCCTGTGTGAGCTGTGGTGATCACCCCCCGGTGGTCATCATGGGCCTCCACCGGACGAGCGCCTCCCATTGGTCCG GTGACCTTGAACGACCTCCGGCGGACTTCGATGGAGAGGTTGATATGGAATGCTTTTGGGACGCGCTTTCGATGGAAAGGATCGGTCGAGGATTTGTAACAA GTCAGCAAGAAAATCCATTTGCAGTACCGCCCACGTTCCACTTTTGGGCACCGTGGATAGGCAGAAATACACGCCGCTCAAACCGTGTCCTCAACACAGAGTTTGCAAAAGTCCGTCCCCAGAAACCGGCCGAGGTCCAGGAAGTCACCGTCACGGAAGAGCGGCTGAGAGAGGAACTGCACAAGCAGAAG GTTGAAGTCGTGCGGACGTTATGCGCGGAGTGTGGGTTGGAGTCCTCTGGATCGCGCACTGACCTCCTCCTGAGGTTGTCCGACGAAATGAAGTCAAAACGAACCTACGACAAGGTTTTTCAAAAGATTTGGGCGGGCTCGG GCGGCTGGGCGGTGATCATGTGCCCGTGCGGCATTGTTTACAGTATTAAGTGTAACTTCCGAGCGGAAAGCCCTCGTGACTTCACAGACATCCTGCTCTCTTGGAAACACATGCCAAATATTGTCATATATGACTTTGCGCGTGGACTAGCCACACACATGAATCTCAGAGAACCAGAGAGGTCGCCCTTCGCACCATTCGATGGACGGTTAATGGCGCCAACTGCAGATAACATCAAACGAGCGAAAGAGGGAAAGCTGGAGGTGTCCCTGCCTTGGCTGGACTGCAAGAAGCCGGCCCCGGACCCCGACTGCCACCCGGTAACCGGCTCGGCTGAGCATTACGCTCTGTGGGACCGACTCCATGAGGACAACGCAGAGGATGCCCGCGATGCCCTGCGGAGGCTCAGCCTGGTCCCGCAGCTTGCTGGGAAACTGAATGATCAAGTGGCAGAACAGCTGTTTGCACGAATGAAGAAAAACAATTACTTCCTAAACACGGCTTTACCGACAACCCACCTGTTCCTGATGAGGAATATCATCCACCACCACAACGTGCACAAGAGCAGCCGGACTGGACACCACTCCAACTGA